Below is a window of Impatiens glandulifera chromosome 2, dImpGla2.1, whole genome shotgun sequence DNA.
GAAACATAGATGCATCTATACCAACTGGAACCATTTTCGGAGTTTACAATCGTCTTATTGAACTAGATCATTTACCTGTTGAAGAAAAGGCAACACTCAATTCACTCCAGAGTGGTTCTAGGCTTATTGCAGCCGGCTATGTTCTATATTCATCTGCCACCATCTTCTGTGTCACTTTCGGTTCTGGAACTAGTGCATTCACGTTAGACCATTCCACAGGAGACTTCGTGCTCACACATCCCAACATTAAGATTCCATCTCGAGGTAGATAAATAGTTTATGGCGATTCTGATGTGAAATTGGTGACAAATTTGATCGTGATTACTTTCAGGGCAAATATACTCTGTGAATGATGCTCGGTACTTTGACTGGCCGGAAGGGTTAAGGAAATATATTGATACGATAAGACAAGGAAAAGGGCGTTACCCAAAGAAGTACTCTGCTCGTTACATTTGCTCTCTTGTTGCTGACTTTCATAGGACATTGTTATATGGTGGTGTTGCTATGAATCCAAGGGACCATCTTCGGCTTGTTTATGAGGCGAATCCGCTTAGTTTTTTGGCTGAACAGGCTGGAGGTAGAGGTTCGGATGGAAGAAATAGGATATTGTCAATGCAGCCAGTTAAGCTGCATCAGAGGCTTCCTTTGTTTCTGGGCAGTCCGGATGATATTGAGGAACTGGAGAGCTATGGCAATGTTCAGCAGAAAGTGAATCCAGGTTATGATGTTTGAACTCTTCTCTTTTGTACACACTTTTTATATGATTACATGTATAATGTGTTTATGTAGCTTTTAAACATCAAAACGAGCTTGGACCGGACTCTATTAAGAAAACCGACAATAAAATTGGGATGTAGATTGGGGAGACTCGGAACTCATTGGTTGAGCGCAGTGACTTATGACCGTTATATCATGAGTTCGAGTCGAGAAAGAATGGAAATCATCTTTGAACATGTCAAGTGGGTGAATTTTGTAAATAGCTCAACACAAACTTTTTGAGCACTCAACTTAGATAAGGTTTTCAGCTGGTTTGTTTTGGTATGTTATGTTCATTCAAATACATTCGACTAAAATATGTCAAATTCTAAATGAAAACAACTTTTGAAAATTAACAATAGAACTACATGTAGATTATGAAATAAGCTTTAATTTGACATAATCTGTTAAATGTTTATCTtacaataaaaagaaaattgctATCAAATTTTGACTTTGACCTTTATTGTTCACATTTTCACTcgtaagaaaatataataaaggtataaaataatatttatttatatatttatttcccaTTTATGTATTTCATGCCTTATGGCTTAGTTGATCTTGGTTTTTCAGAATTTTATTCAGAAAAACTGTCCTTTAGTAttactatttaaatataatataaataaataaattataaaattagtattggaaagttattataatatatatatatatataatgatgctaaattttttaagtgtccagattgcagggtcgagagttgtggttaatttgaatatatatgtgagagtaatggatacttggatcggattgtgggttgacccgtccataaatttaaaacggttaaaattaaaattaaaaatgatataagtatggttcgaacttgtaacgtaacaaagaaacaaaaatataactttttaaccaactaggttaataacattttttatttttaattcaacacaaaatttgataaacacgagacattttaaccatttaagttcaattttttaactaatatatatatatatataaatgatttttaaagtgtccggatggTCGGggtgagagttgtggttaatttgatatatatgtgagagtaaatgaatatttgaatcgtactgtgagttgacccgccataaacatttttatagtaatatttttttcacgattttttatattatggaTAAATGCTAGTGTGATATAAAAAAACTGAAATCTTAAAATTCACATCAAaactttaaaaacaaataatacatCTTAAAAAAAGACTgatattaaactaatttatataatttataaaaaaaaaattgagccTTTTtcagatataattttttacttagttatttttaaataataaatcattatttaaaaaagttattttatttgtacaCTGATATAAATAGAcaagatataatataatacaacTTCATATTTGTGGTGGCGAAAACCTGGACAGATAGTTAGGttacaagaaaataataataataaaacagtTTCCCACCCCCACCCCTACCCCATATATATACGACTGGATTACTGATCAAGAAAGCTGCTCTAACATTTGcgatatattttctctctctagggtTTTCAGATATTAACGATGGCTCGCCGTAGCTCAGGTAATGAGTTTTTCTCCTCTCTTAAGTCTTATCCGCCTCATAGTATCTGCGTAAACATGTCTGATTGGCTCTCCTTGCATTTAGTTTGCCAGTCTCGTGAATCTATGATCTATCCGATTTATGCTTCTCATTTCTGTTTACTGCTGCTGAGATGATAATACGAACAAGAGATCAAATGATTTCCTGTTAATGCATTTTAGATTCATCTCCATAAGTAGTAATACTATCTAATCTTGCTGCGAGAACAACTAGGAAACCTATTGTATTCCATGTAAATGATTAACTATGCCATCTATTTCCGTGCATCATCAGTCTTTGAGCCGAATCTTAGTTTCTATGGGATATACGGAATGTTTAGATTCATTTTGATCTTCTCTCCCTGGCCAATCCTATGGAAAAAAGTCAACTTTggatcatttttttatatcctGCACGTTAATTTGAGTTGGAGACAGCAATAGCATAGAATCATAGGTAGATTTCTATGAGAATAATGAAAAGGTAGAGAAAGGGATAAGATTGGAAGGAGATATAACAGAAAGTAAGATGAATGTCCTTAGAGTTCTATTGGTTAGGAAGAAGAATGAATGATTACATAATCTAGATTAATGCGTGTATCAACTATTGGTTGTTTTATTATCAGTTGTATGTATTAATTGTGACATTTAGTATTTCTTTGAACCTATATTTGCAGGAAGATCAGCACCCCGTGCCGCACCTCGTGCTGCTCCAGTCCGCAATCCCCCTCAAGCAGGTGCTGAACAAATGATTGTTTAGTTTAGACATTATTGCTTCTACTGTATATGCAGATCATTTAacctttattttttctcttgCTACAGCTAGCCATGCTCCTCCTCCAGCTCCGGTTCAAGGCGGGGGTGGTGGATCTATGCTTGGAGGATTAGGTGCTACCATAGCACAAGGCAAGTGCTCCCTGATCAGTAGATGCTATTAAGTTGCTCCATCTCTATATCTTCACTTGTCTGATTAATGTATTATTTGCTTCTCTTTTTATTTGTTGCAGGTATGGCCTTTGGAACTGGGAGTGCTGTAGCACACAGAGCTGTGGATTCTATCATGGGTCCTCGTACCATTCAACATGAAACTGTTGCCTCTGAAGCAACTGCTGCTCCTGGAGCTTCAGCTAGCAGTTTCGGATCTGATGCTTGCGGTGTTCATTCCAAGGCCTTCCAGGATGTAAGTTCCTAAACATTAACATCATTTGAACTACATATATGTTTAATTCCAGTTACTTTTGTTTTGGAAATGTTAGGGAAGTAGACTTACCTTAGAAATAGGATTTCTGATTTGCGACCATGTAACATTTAGGCCTTGTTTATATAACACACTATCCACAATCtattcatcaaccaaaatatcaaaataccatatattttttcattatatatttatacccctAATGTcttttttacccaaataacctatCTAAAACATTATATACCCTAGATCAAACCAAGCCTTAATATTGATAGTTGGATGGAGTTAACAAACTTGTTGCGGTTCAATTGAAAGAAAGAGGGATCTTTTTCTTCAATGTCCACCACTCAAAAAACACTGGTTTGAATCCTTATTCATGCTGTTATCAGTCGTGGGGCATGTAACACTTGTGATATTTGGAAATTGACTTCCTTTGTAAGTGCAAAAAAAGTAAGGCCTAATGACAGAAACTGTTTTTGAATTGTGTTCCCTCTACCCCCTTTTAAGTAACGAGATAAATGATGTTTTAGAATATTGATCCACAAAGGATTTAGATGATAGGAAGTTGCACAATCCTTGCAAATAgaaacatataattattataatcacGATTAGATTAGGTTCATGATTGAGTTATGTTGTATAGCTAGTTAATACATCAACTTgtattgatattattatgatgattattataaattgtggtTGCAGTGCATAAACACCTCTGGAAGTGAAATCAGTAGATGCCAGTTCTACATGGACATGTTGGCAGAATGCAGGAGGAACTCTTCTTCTGGTTCCATGCTCAGTTCTTAATtattgttgttcttcatttatctatctatctattgtGAGAATGATAGACTACTCTTGGTTGGACAATTTTTATAAGCATTGAATCTGTATTTGCATTATGAACTGTATCTGAATTTGATGATacacattttgaaaataatttcatattgaGGTTCTAATAATGTGGTTTTGTGAGAATTAATTTGTTCCCCTTAAATTGTTGATGTAGTTTTTATGGTTAATTTAGGTACATGTTGTTCTTGTctatagttatttttataattttaaatttaggataataagatttgtatgaatttataaataattttatattaaaaaaagttattatttatcaaaataaataaataaatataattattttataaattttattttcttatcattattttaattaattttatattttaagtatttattttttaaattattaatatataaaatatttaattatatataaataataataataatatataacaattaatattttaaattaaaattttattcctTGATTTTACTTCAATTATAACTAGTCAACAATCTTGGTCTTAGTCAGAATTTTGTTTGCATTCAACaacaatgttatatatatttgttgagCTTATTATTTCTAACATTTATTTCTGTTTTGgcatattaacaaaaaaaaaaaatacagtaaAAGAAATTtggcataaaaaaaataaaatgtcatctacaaaatgaaataaaataaaatgacttTCAATTACTTTTTAATCCTATCAACCCAATTCGTCATGATGCTATATCCAAAATACTATATATCACTGTcgttctttttcattaataatttaccCCCTCAATTCAACCCAAACCTCCAAactttttttcctatttttttttttttttttttttgtagttaaaacaaaaattgattgcttgtaatatatatattttttaagtttttaaaatatattttacaaatctgttttttcaaaatatccaaccaccttaaaatacataaacaacTTACCCTCTTGATTTACTAAGGAAAAACTTAATgatagtaattttttttgttcaagttacaaatttgattttatagaataattaatttatataatatattgaataacaaattgtatattttaataatctagttTACCATTCTAATTAATAACTTAATCTTCTATCTTAATAATGTAATCTTCTATTTgctacaatatatatatatatatatatatatatatatatatatatatataatattttctcttaaaaaaattttgttaaaaaaaaaaattataattgtcaGTTAAAATTGATTGATTCTGCTTTCAAGTACTTACTACTACTGGAACTAATTTTAATCGAAAATAAAGAATCAAGAGAGCTCAATAACAACTCACCACTTCTCTCTTTATAACTAGGATGAAGTGAAACAACTTCGTGTCTATCTTCAGCTTCTTTCTCGGACCTCCATTCGTTAACATTGGTATAAGAAAAACTAATTTCttaaaactcttaattttcCATTACATTTTGAGAGCTTTCCAGCTAGAGTTGGATACTTGTGTCGTGTCGTGTGACGACACGATACACGACACATTTACTAATGCGATCGTGCAATTTTTTATAACTTAGTATGGCGTAAAACGACACGACTGATTGGACCAAAGTCACGTTtgatctaatatatatatatatatatttaaaagatattatatataaaaaaaataaaattatttaaaataacttaatttaattttaattgtattaaattaaaaaattagaaaa
It encodes the following:
- the LOC124925331 gene encoding fructose-1,6-bisphosphatase class 1, which translates into the protein MMMMMGSSIVSLSPQRSSRVFCSGTSLFPPNSVFYRRTNRVQVSRGTVIHFHPPTMTSRFQLQVASSGQNELFTLMDYVGKEGEDVGDDLVVLFGHLQYACKRIASLVASPFNSSLCNQTSDVPRAGGEVDASGRDAPKPLDLVSNEIILSSLQRSGKVAVMASEEDDEPTWINDNGPFVVVTDPLDGSRNIDASIPTGTIFGVYNRLIELDHLPVEEKATLNSLQSGSRLIAAGYVLYSSATIFCVTFGSGTSAFTLDHSTGDFVLTHPNIKIPSRGQIYSVNDARYFDWPEGLRKYIDTIRQGKGRYPKKYSARYICSLVADFHRTLLYGGVAMNPRDHLRLVYEANPLSFLAEQAGGRGSDGRNRILSMQPVKLHQRLPLFLGSPDDIEELESYGNVQQKVNPGYDV
- the LOC124926480 gene encoding uncharacterized protein C6C3.02c-like; translation: MARRSSGRSAPRAAPRAAPVRNPPQAASHAPPPAPVQGGGGGSMLGGLGATIAQGMAFGTGSAVAHRAVDSIMGPRTIQHETVASEATAAPGASASSFGSDACGVHSKAFQDCINTSGSEISRCQFYMDMLAECRRNSSSGSMLSS